In Amycolatopsis sp. EV170708-02-1, the following are encoded in one genomic region:
- the drmD gene encoding DISARM system SNF2-like helicase DrmD — protein sequence MGSAAQAAQGGEATIGVPAPGQLVTVRNRQWIAAEIVRSEVTSGDPHVFADHSTHLVTLASIEDDTRDEELRVVWELEPGAAVHDSAVLPSPEQGFDEPVELAAFLHAVRWGAIASADTTALQAPFRSGIQIEDYQLDPVVRALSMPRTNLLIADDVGLGKTIEAGLVMQELFLRHRARTMMIVCPAGLTFQWRDEMREKFGLDFRIVDADLLKKLRRQRGLYVNPWTHYPRLIVSVDWLKRDRPMRLLREVLPVSPRYPRAFDLLVVDEVHSCAPSGRGKYAVDSLRTKAIRALAPHCEHRLFLSATPHNGYLESFTALLEMLDDQRFARGVKPTDEQLAKIMVRRLKRSLPKKWDGSDRFSGRKIHYLELDYSADERDAHALLRRYSASRRDTVLGHKASKSAADFVTTLLKRRMFSSPKALAETVETHLETMDGRERDQQKAGGQQILQTTIERLDETAEDDAAYTEAETAALTAARNCAPPLTSEEHAMLVELKSWALGAQDRPDAKFRELLGWLDPIVRPDGEWSEERVIVFTEYRDTQRWLEDRLISAGYPAERLELLYGGQDEQKREEIKNRFTAEPELDPVRVLIATDAASEGINLQRHCHRVLHWEIPWNPNRLEQRNGRVDRHGQRAAEVEIRHFVPAGWQDTTFSEGSLEDELDFLRIAVEKVDRIREDLGSAGDVISAQVERKMLGGEPAWVAVDDEIAKRASRARLKVERDLARDLQRLTETLAGSRTELDLTPDTVEQVVRTGLRLAHRRDLQPATAPKGFAAPVFRLPELPGAWAAARNTGLYHPLTGKERPVTFDQDAVTGHDDVVLLHLGHQLVQMCLRLLRAELWAQARGSGASKLSRVTARVVPGDVLLMPAVVAHGRVVVTGAEGTRLHEEVMAAGGLIEEGKLRRANAEDITSWLAAASSTPVPEEFRCRLAELWPGLSDPLAKLLSRRAADRTRSMEALLRKRCDEEVAGIGAVLDELAQSIRQALDATDQWQQGSLFSLLDQDERDQLHTDHDSLITRLEMIPDQREDESTALRRRYADPVARWFPAAVEFLVPASLIKGGM from the coding sequence GTGGGGTCGGCTGCTCAAGCGGCGCAGGGTGGGGAAGCCACCATCGGTGTTCCAGCGCCGGGGCAGCTGGTCACGGTGAGAAACCGCCAGTGGATCGCGGCGGAGATCGTCCGTAGCGAGGTCACCAGCGGCGATCCGCACGTGTTCGCCGACCACTCGACGCACCTGGTCACGCTGGCCAGCATCGAGGACGACACGCGGGACGAAGAGCTGCGAGTCGTCTGGGAGCTGGAACCCGGCGCCGCGGTGCACGACTCAGCGGTGCTGCCAAGCCCTGAACAAGGCTTCGACGAGCCAGTCGAGCTGGCGGCCTTTTTGCACGCCGTGCGCTGGGGAGCGATCGCTTCGGCCGACACGACCGCGTTGCAGGCGCCCTTCCGGTCCGGGATCCAGATCGAGGACTACCAGCTCGACCCGGTTGTCCGAGCGCTTTCCATGCCGAGAACCAATCTGCTGATCGCCGACGATGTCGGCTTGGGAAAGACGATCGAAGCCGGGCTGGTCATGCAGGAACTGTTCCTAAGGCATCGGGCTCGCACCATGATGATCGTCTGTCCGGCTGGGCTGACTTTCCAGTGGCGTGACGAGATGCGGGAGAAGTTCGGCCTCGACTTCCGGATCGTCGACGCGGACCTGCTGAAGAAGCTCCGGCGGCAGCGGGGACTCTACGTGAACCCGTGGACGCACTATCCGCGACTGATCGTCAGCGTAGATTGGCTGAAGCGGGACCGTCCTATGCGCTTGCTGCGCGAGGTGCTGCCCGTGTCGCCGCGCTATCCGCGGGCATTCGACCTGCTCGTGGTCGACGAGGTGCACAGCTGCGCGCCATCAGGGAGGGGCAAGTACGCCGTCGACTCCCTGCGGACCAAGGCTATTCGCGCGCTCGCACCGCATTGCGAGCATCGGCTCTTCCTGTCGGCCACTCCGCACAACGGATACCTTGAGTCTTTCACCGCTTTGCTGGAGATGCTTGATGATCAGCGGTTCGCCAGAGGTGTCAAGCCGACCGACGAGCAGCTGGCGAAGATCATGGTCCGTCGGCTCAAGCGGTCTTTGCCGAAGAAGTGGGATGGCAGCGACCGGTTCAGTGGCCGGAAGATCCACTACCTCGAGCTCGACTACTCGGCGGACGAACGCGACGCACATGCCTTGCTCAGGCGTTACTCGGCGAGCCGTCGTGACACAGTGTTGGGCCACAAGGCCTCCAAGTCGGCTGCTGACTTCGTGACCACGCTCTTGAAGCGGCGTATGTTTTCGTCGCCCAAGGCTCTGGCGGAGACGGTCGAGACGCATTTGGAAACCATGGACGGCCGGGAGCGAGACCAGCAGAAGGCCGGTGGTCAGCAGATCCTCCAGACCACGATCGAACGACTCGACGAGACCGCCGAGGACGACGCGGCATACACCGAGGCCGAGACCGCGGCGCTCACCGCGGCGCGGAACTGTGCTCCTCCGCTGACGTCGGAGGAGCATGCCATGCTGGTCGAGCTCAAGAGCTGGGCACTTGGCGCGCAAGACCGGCCCGACGCCAAATTCCGGGAATTGCTCGGTTGGCTGGACCCGATCGTGCGACCTGACGGTGAATGGTCTGAAGAGCGGGTCATCGTGTTCACCGAATACCGCGATACCCAGCGTTGGCTGGAGGACAGGCTGATCTCGGCCGGCTATCCGGCCGAACGGCTGGAGCTCCTTTACGGCGGACAGGACGAGCAGAAGCGTGAAGAGATCAAGAACCGGTTCACCGCTGAGCCGGAATTGGATCCGGTCCGAGTCTTGATCGCGACGGACGCGGCGAGCGAAGGTATCAACCTCCAGCGACATTGCCATCGTGTCTTGCACTGGGAGATCCCATGGAACCCGAATCGCCTCGAGCAGCGAAACGGCCGGGTTGATCGGCACGGCCAGCGGGCGGCGGAGGTGGAGATCCGGCATTTCGTGCCCGCGGGCTGGCAGGACACCACGTTCAGCGAGGGATCACTCGAAGATGAGCTGGACTTCTTGCGAATTGCGGTGGAAAAGGTCGATCGCATCCGGGAGGACTTGGGCAGTGCGGGAGACGTGATCTCCGCGCAGGTAGAGCGCAAGATGCTCGGGGGAGAGCCGGCATGGGTGGCGGTCGACGACGAGATCGCGAAACGCGCCTCCCGTGCGCGCTTGAAGGTGGAACGCGACCTGGCCCGTGACCTCCAGCGACTGACCGAGACACTTGCCGGCAGCCGCACCGAGTTGGACCTCACACCGGACACTGTCGAGCAGGTTGTCCGGACCGGTCTCCGGTTGGCACACCGGCGTGACTTACAGCCGGCCACGGCTCCAAAGGGGTTCGCGGCACCGGTGTTCCGGCTGCCGGAGTTGCCCGGCGCGTGGGCGGCCGCGCGCAACACCGGGCTGTACCACCCGCTTACCGGCAAGGAGAGGCCGGTGACCTTCGATCAGGACGCCGTCACCGGACACGACGACGTTGTGCTGCTCCATCTAGGGCATCAATTGGTACAGATGTGTCTGCGGCTTCTCCGTGCGGAACTGTGGGCACAGGCGAGGGGGAGCGGCGCGAGCAAACTCAGCAGGGTCACCGCCAGGGTGGTGCCAGGCGACGTGTTGCTCATGCCTGCCGTGGTCGCGCATGGTCGGGTGGTCGTGACCGGTGCGGAGGGGACTCGGCTGCACGAAGAGGTCATGGCCGCTGGTGGACTGATCGAGGAGGGCAAACTCCGACGGGCCAACGCCGAGGACATAACGTCATGGCTCGCGGCCGCGTCGAGCACGCCGGTCCCCGAGGAATTCCGGTGCAGGTTGGCCGAGCTGTGGCCGGGGTTGTCCGATCCGCTCGCCAAACTACTTTCCCGCCGGGCCGCGGACCGGACACGGAGTATGGAAGCGTTGCTGCGTAAGCGTTGTGACGAAGAGGTCGCCGGGATCGGCGCTGTGCTCGATGAGCTGGCGCAGTCGATCCGGCAGGCCCTGGACGCGACCGACCAATGGCAGCAGGGCAGCCTGTTCAGCCTCCTCGACCAGGACGAACGCGATCAGTTGCATACCGATCATGATTCGTTGATCACCAGGTTGGAGATGATCCCGGACCAGCGTGAGGACGAGAGCACCGCATTACGCCGCCGCTACGCGGATCCGGTCGCCCGTTGGTTCCCGGCTGCCGTCGAGTTCCTTGTGCCGGCGTCGCTCATCAAGGGAGGCATGTGA
- a CDS encoding nucleotidyl transferase AbiEii/AbiGii toxin family protein, with protein MLDPAELIATAGAFGVAESQVKRDHLISHALVALTQLDQPIVFFGGTALARTWFPNPSTGGRLSEDIDLYTAERKKVADALQELPRLLRREFPGARWDPSPADVRAIDPARLVTRDGLQVRIQLLNTAEHRELAQWPVEVKALQMRYTDIAPVSLPVPTLTSFAAMKTVAWLDRAAARDLYDLAALARIGALTSAAADLVHQVTGWRVARHGFTRLPAFDWAVQLGHQTGTLPPAQSCLDLVRTSYGAALGWAEANRNEIGQSVQRDRW; from the coding sequence ATGCTTGACCCTGCTGAACTCATCGCTACAGCGGGCGCTTTCGGCGTCGCCGAGAGCCAAGTCAAGAGAGATCACCTGATCAGTCACGCGCTGGTGGCCCTGACCCAGCTCGATCAGCCGATCGTGTTCTTCGGTGGAACCGCACTTGCCCGCACCTGGTTCCCCAACCCGTCGACCGGTGGTCGATTGTCCGAAGACATCGACCTGTATACCGCCGAGCGCAAGAAAGTGGCCGACGCTCTACAAGAGCTCCCACGGCTGCTGCGCCGGGAGTTCCCAGGCGCACGCTGGGACCCATCACCCGCCGACGTACGGGCGATCGATCCTGCTCGTTTGGTCACCCGTGACGGCCTCCAGGTGCGGATCCAGCTGCTGAACACCGCCGAACATCGAGAACTCGCGCAATGGCCGGTAGAAGTCAAGGCGCTTCAGATGCGCTACACCGACATTGCCCCAGTGTCACTACCCGTACCGACGCTGACATCGTTCGCCGCGATGAAGACCGTCGCCTGGCTTGATCGCGCGGCCGCACGGGACCTCTACGACCTCGCGGCATTGGCCCGTATCGGAGCCCTCACCTCAGCGGCGGCGGACCTTGTTCACCAGGTGACCGGCTGGAGAGTCGCACGCCACGGGTTCACTCGCCTTCCCGCGTTCGACTGGGCAGTCCAGCTTGGCCACCAGACTGGAACGCTGCCACCGGCCCAGAGCTGCCTCGACCTGGTGCGAACCAGCTACGGGGCCGCTCTGGGCTGGGCTGAAGCGAACCGGAATGAGATCGGTCAGTCGGTCCAGCGAGACCGTTGGTAA
- a CDS encoding Eco57I restriction-modification methylase domain-containing protein: protein MTAKPKMPRPPTIAEQHSEWLSLVRPEGPFLALPVLTTVFPQGLDVIPKETLRRVRQAWTEVSELPDLRGPAWQDLVLTEVLGFPAAMLSDGVGAAEFGATRPDAALGVGGATRMHLYRRPFGEPLITSVRGLPALSERAAQVCRDTRIPLALLTNGQLWVLVHALPGETTSTAVFDADLWSEEPALLRAFASLCAATRVLPAPILADGTPSAGLAGIFARSADEHTHVTTTLGLQVRQAVELFVAELALRDRESGGAVLADVPERDIYRGALTVLMRLVFVLSAEEQRLLPVTDPIYAQGYAVSTLHEQLTIERSMYGDEVADRRRAAWPRLLALFSAIHDGCEHPDLRIPAYGGSLFNPRTYPWLSEAEVSDQVIHEILDALLVLKHKGKAPEPLSYARLGVEQIGHVYEGLLEFSCLKVTEPYVGLRGKAEPELPLREVEGMDDEALRALCDATPNQFGKWQAAEPTLEQLADLRAAFDNNDELAERARPFWGLLRPDLRGKPTVFPAGSVLFTQVGDRRSTGTHYTPRKLAEEVVEHTLAPLCHDPGPAQGAAPADWRVKPAEELLRLNVVDPAMGSGAFLVSACRYLAERVVRAWERDGVPAEISSLLGSGDERDGLLLAARRVVASRCLYGVDRDDMAVELAKLSLWLVTLAKDKPFGFLNHSLRCGDSLVGLVSDRQVAAFHLDASAGTEHSTNLFRYLNEHLDLVLSDAADLRRQIESSVVQDARDAAEKAEQLANAEWMTRKLRIAADAVVGAALSTAGQTVLYAGRLDMVATDVDLLLSEEVSHSSVEEELREQVDSWLQGERSTPIRPLHWPLEFPEVMSRGGFDAVVGNPPFIGGQWLTNAIGRDVREYLVDHIGQGKRGSADLCSYFLLRNVDIASSGRVGIIATNTIAQGPTREVGLDQLVARGRNLYRAIKSQRWPGTASLEVSLIWLGDTVLGEAIELDGRQVHAITPSLDPQSRISGKPFRLAGNAGQSFQGSNILGRGFTMSPDAASALIEKDSRNKDVLFPYVGGEDLNSAFDGSAPRWVINFRDWNMETASQYKDCFSIVKEKVKPGRDRNNRKARRERWWQFAERAPSLYESIAGLNHVLAIARVSSTGVFVSVSTGQVFSEKVVVLVSDDLALLSLVNSHVHVSWAWKYSATLKKDLQYTPSDCFETFPQPELTERMDRVGKELDEFRRSVMLGRQLGLTKLYNLVHNESVADEDIQRLRDIHTEIDLATAEAYGWDDLDLGHGYHQTRQGKRFTIAPDVQVEVLDRLLELNHERYAEEVRQGLHDKKKAKPKRTKKAVEQQPSLDGLFQPDGTLF from the coding sequence ATGACGGCCAAGCCCAAGATGCCCCGCCCGCCCACCATCGCCGAACAGCATTCGGAGTGGCTTTCGCTGGTCCGTCCCGAAGGGCCGTTCCTGGCATTGCCAGTGCTCACTACGGTGTTCCCACAGGGCCTCGACGTCATTCCCAAAGAGACTCTGCGCCGTGTCCGCCAGGCGTGGACCGAAGTATCCGAGCTGCCTGATCTGCGTGGACCGGCATGGCAGGACCTGGTCTTGACCGAGGTGCTCGGCTTTCCGGCTGCGATGCTCAGTGACGGTGTCGGAGCGGCGGAGTTCGGGGCGACGCGCCCGGACGCCGCTCTCGGTGTCGGTGGAGCGACCCGAATGCACCTCTACCGGAGGCCCTTCGGCGAGCCGCTCATCACGTCGGTTCGCGGCTTGCCCGCGTTGTCCGAACGCGCCGCGCAGGTCTGCCGCGATACGCGGATTCCTTTGGCGCTCCTGACGAACGGGCAGCTCTGGGTGCTGGTGCATGCACTCCCGGGTGAGACCACCAGCACCGCGGTGTTCGACGCCGACCTGTGGTCGGAAGAACCCGCGCTGCTGCGGGCGTTCGCGTCTCTTTGCGCGGCTACCCGTGTGCTCCCGGCGCCGATTCTGGCGGACGGGACGCCTTCCGCCGGTTTGGCCGGGATCTTCGCGCGCAGCGCGGACGAGCACACGCATGTCACCACGACGTTGGGGCTCCAGGTTCGGCAGGCCGTCGAACTGTTCGTCGCTGAGCTGGCGTTACGGGACCGGGAAAGCGGCGGCGCCGTCCTCGCCGATGTGCCTGAGCGGGATATCTACCGCGGCGCGCTGACCGTGCTGATGAGGCTAGTGTTCGTGCTTTCGGCAGAGGAACAGCGGCTGCTTCCCGTGACCGATCCGATCTACGCACAGGGCTACGCCGTCTCGACGTTGCATGAGCAGTTGACGATCGAACGCAGTATGTACGGCGATGAAGTCGCGGATCGCCGACGAGCGGCTTGGCCGAGACTGCTGGCGTTGTTCTCTGCGATCCACGACGGTTGTGAGCATCCGGATCTTCGAATCCCGGCATACGGCGGATCTCTGTTCAATCCGCGCACGTATCCGTGGCTGTCCGAGGCCGAGGTCAGTGATCAGGTGATCCACGAGATCCTGGACGCCTTGCTGGTGTTGAAGCACAAGGGCAAGGCTCCTGAGCCGCTCAGCTACGCGCGGCTGGGTGTCGAGCAGATCGGGCACGTCTACGAAGGTCTCCTGGAGTTCTCCTGTTTGAAGGTGACGGAACCTTACGTCGGCTTGCGCGGTAAGGCGGAGCCCGAGCTGCCCTTGCGTGAAGTCGAAGGTATGGATGACGAGGCGCTCCGTGCGTTGTGCGATGCGACGCCGAACCAGTTCGGTAAGTGGCAGGCTGCGGAGCCGACGCTCGAACAGCTCGCCGACTTGCGAGCCGCGTTCGACAACAACGACGAGCTCGCCGAACGGGCGCGGCCGTTCTGGGGACTGCTACGCCCGGACCTGCGCGGCAAGCCAACGGTCTTTCCCGCTGGCTCGGTGCTGTTCACGCAGGTCGGCGACCGGCGTTCGACGGGTACGCACTACACACCGCGCAAGCTGGCGGAAGAAGTCGTCGAACACACCCTGGCGCCGCTATGCCACGACCCCGGACCAGCGCAGGGTGCTGCCCCGGCTGACTGGCGGGTCAAACCTGCCGAAGAGTTACTCCGGCTGAACGTCGTCGACCCGGCGATGGGCTCTGGTGCGTTCCTTGTCTCGGCCTGTCGCTACCTGGCCGAACGCGTGGTCCGGGCATGGGAGCGGGACGGCGTACCCGCCGAGATCTCCTCGCTGCTCGGTTCCGGTGACGAGCGTGATGGGCTGCTGCTGGCCGCGCGACGAGTGGTGGCTTCTCGTTGCTTGTACGGCGTCGATCGCGATGATATGGCCGTCGAGCTGGCGAAACTGTCCTTGTGGCTGGTGACTCTTGCCAAGGACAAGCCGTTCGGCTTCCTCAACCACTCCCTGCGGTGTGGGGACTCGCTGGTCGGTCTTGTGTCGGATCGTCAGGTGGCCGCGTTCCATCTGGATGCTTCGGCTGGAACTGAGCACAGCACTAACCTGTTCCGTTATCTCAACGAGCACCTCGATCTCGTGCTCAGTGACGCGGCTGATTTGCGGAGACAGATTGAGTCGAGTGTTGTCCAGGATGCCCGGGATGCCGCGGAGAAGGCGGAGCAGCTGGCCAACGCGGAGTGGATGACCCGCAAGCTCCGAATCGCCGCTGATGCGGTGGTTGGAGCCGCTCTGTCCACTGCCGGGCAGACGGTCCTGTACGCCGGCCGGTTGGACATGGTCGCGACCGATGTCGACCTTCTACTGAGTGAAGAGGTCTCGCATTCTTCAGTCGAAGAGGAGCTGCGGGAACAAGTCGATTCTTGGTTGCAAGGGGAGAGGTCGACGCCGATCAGGCCGCTTCATTGGCCGCTGGAATTCCCCGAGGTGATGAGCCGAGGCGGCTTCGACGCCGTCGTCGGCAACCCACCCTTCATTGGTGGACAGTGGTTGACCAATGCGATCGGTCGGGATGTGCGTGAGTACCTTGTCGATCACATCGGGCAAGGGAAGCGAGGAAGCGCTGATCTTTGCTCGTACTTCCTGCTGCGCAATGTTGATATTGCATCCAGTGGCCGGGTCGGCATCATCGCGACGAACACCATCGCTCAAGGCCCCACACGCGAGGTTGGGCTCGACCAGCTCGTAGCTCGCGGCCGGAACCTGTACCGCGCGATCAAGTCGCAGCGGTGGCCAGGCACTGCCTCGCTCGAGGTTTCCCTGATCTGGTTAGGGGATACGGTACTCGGTGAGGCTATCGAGCTCGACGGCCGTCAGGTACATGCCATCACCCCATCGTTGGATCCGCAATCGAGAATTTCGGGCAAGCCTTTCCGGCTGGCCGGCAACGCTGGGCAGTCGTTTCAAGGGTCGAACATACTTGGCAGGGGTTTCACCATGTCCCCGGACGCAGCCAGCGCCCTCATCGAAAAGGACTCTCGTAATAAGGATGTCCTGTTTCCGTACGTTGGTGGCGAGGATCTCAACTCAGCTTTCGATGGTTCTGCTCCGCGATGGGTGATCAACTTTCGCGACTGGAATATGGAGACGGCGAGTCAGTATAAGGATTGTTTCTCTATCGTCAAAGAGAAGGTCAAGCCTGGTCGTGACCGCAACAACCGAAAGGCTCGACGAGAGCGCTGGTGGCAGTTTGCTGAACGAGCGCCTTCGCTATACGAGTCAATCGCGGGGCTCAACCATGTCTTGGCTATTGCGCGTGTCAGCAGTACTGGTGTATTCGTATCTGTGTCGACGGGTCAAGTTTTTAGTGAAAAAGTGGTAGTACTCGTATCGGATGACCTGGCTCTTCTTTCTCTGGTTAATTCGCATGTGCATGTTTCCTGGGCGTGGAAGTATTCGGCGACGTTGAAGAAGGATCTGCAGTACACTCCGTCTGATTGCTTCGAGACGTTTCCGCAGCCGGAGTTGACGGAGCGGATGGATCGGGTCGGCAAGGAGCTGGACGAGTTCCGGCGGTCGGTCATGCTGGGCCGTCAGCTCGGGCTGACCAAGCTGTACAACCTGGTGCACAACGAGTCTGTCGCAGACGAGGACATCCAACGCCTGCGAGACATCCACACCGAGATCGACCTGGCCACTGCCGAGGCCTACGGCTGGGACGACCTCGACCTCGGACACGGTTACCACCAGACCCGGCAAGGGAAGCGGTTCACGATCGCGCCGGACGTCCAGGTCGAAGTCCTCGATCGGCTCCTCGAACTCAACCATGAGCGCTACGCCGAAGAAGTGCGTCAGGGCTTGCACGACAAGAAGAAGGCCAAACCGAAGCGCACCAAGAAAGCCGTCGAGCAACAGCCGTCGCTGGATGGTCTGTTCCAGCCCGACGGCACGCTCTTCTGA
- a CDS encoding type IV toxin-antitoxin system AbiEi family antitoxin codes for MALGVGQADYGVSSAALMGTSAAYIHGAVSRRLAVAVLAIPKQRPPMPTADARIVFVKRDVTKLDVERTETELGTGWATTIEQTALDLATRPTLGGIDEPNAYEAIRALMLRADWPLLEDLATTQHRPRALATIVALTGRKSDA; via the coding sequence GTGGCGTTGGGCGTCGGACAGGCCGACTACGGGGTCTCGTCGGCCGCCCTGATGGGGACCAGCGCCGCCTACATCCACGGCGCTGTCTCGCGACGACTCGCGGTCGCAGTTCTCGCCATCCCCAAGCAACGTCCGCCAATGCCGACAGCGGACGCACGAATAGTCTTCGTGAAACGCGACGTAACCAAGCTCGACGTCGAGCGAACAGAGACCGAACTTGGCACCGGCTGGGCGACCACCATCGAGCAGACAGCCCTTGACCTGGCCACGCGCCCCACACTCGGCGGCATCGACGAGCCGAACGCATATGAAGCAATCCGCGCCTTGATGCTGCGTGCCGACTGGCCGCTTCTCGAGGACCTGGCCACGACGCAGCACCGCCCAAGAGCACTCGCCACGATCGTCGCGTTGACAGGGAGAAAGTCAGATGCTTGA
- a CDS encoding DUF262 domain-containing protein — protein sequence MEKKFTSDEVPLAQLLDQAKAGVLQLPDFQRGWVWDDNHISSLLASVSLSYPIGAVMTLQTGNPDVRFRPRPLEGVELASPVEPEFLLLDGQQRMTSLYLALRSGAPVQTKDARNNVSRSYFADIKACIDPAKDRDEAIVSVPEDGVIRTFRGETILDVSTPEAQIAAEMFPLGSIMDYAATMEWQLAYLGNGPGLPEERLKIWTAFNGAVINAFVHYQVPTIALIRSTPKEAVCQVFEKVNTGGVSLTVFELLTATYAADDFNVRADWDARKKELSAHRLLSGFEATDFLQILTLLATFDRRKTHLADGLGDDKAPAVSCKRRDMLRLELADYRKWADDATKALQRVVRFLHGEHVYRANDLPYATQLVPLTAILVVLGDAAEGHGDRQKLQQWYWCGVFGEMYGGSTETRFANDLPDVVSWVVNDGPEPRTVREAQFQAERLLTLRTRNSAAYKGIYAMLMKRGGRDFRTGETIDVQAYLDDAIDVHHIFPQRWCSANGIADAIANSIVNKTAIDARTNHRIGSNAPSKYLARIQSGDKVSATDLDAIIRSHDIDTVALRGDDFPAFFNARFERLLKQIEEAMGKPVNRSADRSESPFVDARTDPERIREDIRTVIAAGESKVVEFKSTGRKNMRTGAKDDAMEWGVVKSIAGFMNAYGGTLLIGVADDGSIVGIEEDFTVLGKKNPDGWELWLTELIGARMGKVAAAGLDLRMGKLDGRTVARIDVPPGAKPQFATQAKGDKKPVFLVRINNSTQELFGDDLVNYQRSRWTD from the coding sequence GTGGAAAAGAAGTTCACCAGCGACGAGGTTCCGCTGGCGCAACTGCTCGACCAGGCCAAGGCGGGAGTTCTCCAGCTCCCTGACTTCCAGCGAGGTTGGGTGTGGGACGACAACCACATCTCCAGCTTGCTGGCGTCGGTGTCGCTGTCCTATCCGATCGGCGCCGTCATGACCTTGCAGACCGGCAATCCTGACGTCCGGTTCCGGCCGCGGCCACTCGAGGGTGTCGAGCTGGCCTCGCCGGTCGAGCCTGAGTTCTTGTTGCTGGACGGCCAGCAGCGTATGACGTCGTTGTACCTCGCGCTCCGCTCAGGCGCTCCTGTGCAGACCAAGGACGCGCGTAACAACGTGTCACGCAGTTACTTCGCGGATATCAAGGCCTGTATCGACCCGGCGAAGGATCGGGACGAGGCCATCGTCAGCGTGCCCGAAGACGGTGTGATCCGAACTTTCCGAGGCGAGACGATCTTGGATGTGTCGACGCCAGAGGCGCAAATCGCTGCCGAGATGTTCCCGCTCGGCAGCATCATGGATTACGCCGCGACCATGGAGTGGCAGCTCGCCTACCTCGGCAATGGCCCTGGCCTGCCTGAAGAGCGCCTGAAGATTTGGACCGCTTTCAACGGGGCCGTGATCAATGCGTTCGTGCACTACCAGGTGCCGACCATCGCGTTGATCCGTTCCACGCCGAAGGAAGCGGTCTGTCAGGTCTTTGAGAAGGTCAACACCGGTGGTGTGTCGCTGACCGTGTTCGAGCTGCTGACCGCGACTTACGCGGCAGACGACTTCAACGTGCGTGCTGATTGGGATGCGCGCAAGAAGGAGCTGTCCGCTCATCGGTTGCTCAGTGGCTTCGAGGCGACTGACTTCTTGCAGATCCTGACACTGCTCGCGACGTTCGATCGGCGGAAGACGCATCTCGCCGACGGCCTCGGGGATGACAAGGCACCCGCGGTGTCGTGCAAGCGCCGGGACATGCTCCGCCTTGAACTGGCCGACTACCGGAAGTGGGCCGACGACGCCACAAAGGCGCTTCAACGCGTTGTCCGGTTTCTCCATGGCGAGCACGTCTACCGGGCGAATGATCTGCCCTATGCGACCCAGCTCGTGCCGCTGACGGCGATTCTGGTTGTGCTCGGCGACGCTGCCGAAGGGCATGGTGACCGGCAGAAACTGCAACAGTGGTACTGGTGCGGTGTATTCGGGGAGATGTATGGCGGGTCGACCGAGACCAGGTTCGCCAACGACCTACCTGATGTCGTCAGCTGGGTAGTCAACGATGGGCCTGAGCCGAGGACTGTTCGTGAGGCGCAGTTTCAAGCCGAACGGCTCCTGACCTTGCGCACTCGCAACAGCGCTGCTTACAAGGGCATCTATGCGATGCTGATGAAACGAGGTGGCCGGGACTTCCGCACAGGGGAGACCATCGACGTCCAGGCCTACCTTGATGATGCGATCGATGTGCACCACATCTTCCCCCAGCGCTGGTGCTCGGCGAACGGCATCGCGGACGCCATCGCGAACAGCATCGTGAACAAGACCGCGATCGATGCCCGGACCAACCACCGGATCGGAAGCAACGCACCCAGCAAGTATCTGGCCCGGATCCAGAGCGGCGACAAGGTCAGCGCCACGGATCTCGACGCGATCATCCGTTCGCACGACATCGACACCGTTGCGTTGCGTGGTGACGACTTTCCGGCGTTCTTCAACGCTCGATTCGAGCGCCTGCTCAAGCAGATCGAGGAAGCGATGGGCAAGCCGGTGAACCGATCGGCGGACCGTTCGGAAAGTCCGTTTGTGGACGCGCGCACTGACCCGGAGCGGATTCGTGAGGACATTCGGACGGTGATCGCCGCCGGCGAGAGTAAGGTCGTCGAGTTCAAGTCCACCGGGCGGAAGAACATGCGGACCGGCGCAAAGGACGACGCCATGGAGTGGGGCGTTGTCAAGTCGATCGCCGGCTTCATGAACGCCTATGGCGGAACTCTGCTCATCGGAGTGGCCGACGATGGTTCGATCGTTGGTATCGAAGAGGACTTCACCGTGCTTGGAAAGAAGAACCCCGACGGGTGGGAGCTCTGGCTCACCGAACTTATCGGTGCACGGATGGGCAAGGTGGCGGCCGCCGGCCTTGATCTCCGGATGGGCAAGCTCGATGGCCGTACCGTCGCGCGGATCGATGTTCCTCCAGGCGCCAAGCCGCAGTTCGCCACACAGGCGAAAGGGGACAAGAAGCCCGTCTTCCTCGTCCGGATCAACAACTCGACGCAGGAGCTCTTCGGAGATGACCTGGTGAATTACCAACGGTCTCGCTGGACCGACTGA